A genome region from Sphingobium sp. WTD-1 includes the following:
- a CDS encoding tyrosine-type recombinase/integrase — MSAWHDPDRTVVDAFLVKSQFRPGSVPTYRWFLCTFEDVARRHPAVDRQMLDAWLKEMQKRWRLSTLLNQVCIVDRFLDHLVEIGLIADNPVAALRRRYNVKQSKPIWRALASPNPDESLAALRRPAPFGSVLGDFMQDHVMLMRSRGYQYEAQAHWLLRFDRFLQARPDLAEQPLEAMIASWAAAKPTRNHAAECQKLARILTKARFRLDPTIPPKRFNPRPEREVAREHRQPHIFSPADVRRMLDTARTYPSPDAPLRPLTLYTMIMLAYCAGLRRSELAWLDLGDVDLQSSTITIRETKFYKTRILPLSDSVAVELRAYIDARRRAGGPQNPKSGLFWHAHLNDRYRPEAVTTMITNVMRRAGLKPASGRTGPRVHDLRHSMVVNRILQWYRSGINPQEKLHFLSTYMGHRDLHSTLVYITVTQDLLQEASERFRALGAPCLVTEARP, encoded by the coding sequence ATGAGCGCCTGGCACGATCCCGATCGCACCGTCGTCGACGCCTTCCTGGTAAAATCGCAGTTCCGGCCGGGAAGCGTACCGACATATCGCTGGTTCCTTTGCACCTTCGAAGATGTTGCCCGCCGGCATCCGGCGGTGGACCGGCAGATGCTCGACGCCTGGCTGAAGGAGATGCAAAAACGTTGGCGATTGTCGACGCTGCTCAATCAGGTCTGCATTGTCGACCGCTTCCTCGACCACCTCGTCGAAATCGGGCTGATCGCCGACAACCCTGTTGCTGCACTTCGCCGTCGGTACAACGTCAAGCAAAGCAAGCCGATCTGGCGGGCCTTGGCTTCCCCGAATCCCGACGAATCCTTGGCCGCGTTACGACGGCCTGCGCCCTTCGGCAGCGTGCTGGGTGACTTCATGCAAGACCATGTCATGCTGATGCGCAGCCGGGGATATCAATATGAAGCGCAGGCTCACTGGCTGCTGCGGTTCGATCGGTTCCTTCAGGCCCGTCCCGACCTCGCGGAGCAACCACTTGAGGCAATGATTGCGAGCTGGGCGGCTGCCAAGCCGACCCGCAACCACGCGGCTGAATGCCAGAAGCTGGCGCGCATCCTGACCAAGGCGCGGTTCCGCCTCGATCCGACTATCCCGCCAAAGCGCTTCAATCCCCGGCCAGAGCGGGAAGTAGCGCGGGAGCATCGGCAACCGCATATCTTCAGCCCGGCTGACGTTCGGCGTATGCTCGATACCGCACGGACTTATCCGTCGCCGGACGCTCCGCTGCGGCCGTTGACCCTCTACACCATGATCATGCTGGCCTATTGTGCCGGGCTACGGCGAAGCGAGCTGGCATGGCTCGATCTTGGTGACGTGGACCTGCAATCAAGCACGATCACGATCCGGGAAACGAAGTTCTACAAGACCAGGATCTTGCCTCTATCCGACAGTGTCGCGGTCGAACTGCGCGCGTACATCGATGCGAGGCGGCGCGCTGGCGGCCCACAGAACCCGAAATCAGGGCTGTTCTGGCATGCCCACTTAAATGACCGCTACAGGCCCGAGGCGGTTACGACAATGATTACCAACGTCATGCGCCGTGCTGGGCTCAAGCCCGCTTCGGGCCGGACCGGGCCGCGGGTCCATGACCTTCGTCACTCGATGGTGGTGAACCGCATCCTCCAGTGGTACCGGTCCGGCATTAACCCTCAGGAAAAACTGCACTTCCTCTCGACCTACATGGGGCACCGGGATCTCCACTCCACGCTGGTCTACATCACCGTCACGCAGGATCTGTTGCAGGAAGCCAGTGAACGGTTCCGCGCGCTCGGCGCCCCGTGCCTTGTCACGGAGGCGCGGCCATGA